The following coding sequences lie in one Amycolatopsis cihanbeyliensis genomic window:
- a CDS encoding B12-binding domain-containing radical SAM protein: MVEIGRHMPIGLAYLAAQLRTAGMEVEIFDSLAWTDDNHVVSPENYTDADRAKLDAHPRWRHLVHWGATWERIAGKLRSGSYDVVGVSCMFTPYYEPAYQLARLAREILPEARIVLGGQHPTVAHHHAMTEEAFDALVLGEAEANVAEIFRALHAGESLLSQPGVAFRCGKGMCDCAESSDRIHLQPRAAFLQDLDSLPRPDVTLLDMSSYDATATLITSRGCPFSCSFCTVHATVGKQFRTRSSKNVADEIEHYVREHDIRRFFVEDDNFTFDIDRVHEICRAIRDRDLDVELHLPNGMTVVKLSEQLVSDMAGAGFRSLFLGLETTDMARLRKIRKGFTSLRKVRDGAALFTEKGVDVGASLIVGLLGQSAEELVKDSINLMLAGVRFWTNPFYPIPGSPDFQQCLTDGLITHDTELALYDQFNFAIGSDRLSPAELYWSWVSTQAMAQWPAFMLEGAARRERGPVPLAEGLVRLLAHSTDLFGPDGALEVPAVPVIVDGDRVHVHPDGCYDAMQHIAGKPRPDDLCTFTGDALAAAVSLYTGVAHGSRQLPGKTEGRCVFALSVDDVDPVFERICRTAVTVLRESLDELADEPDSAAVVE, encoded by the coding sequence ATGGTCGAGATCGGCCGGCATATGCCGATCGGTCTGGCATATCTCGCCGCGCAACTCCGTACCGCCGGAATGGAGGTCGAGATATTCGATTCTCTGGCGTGGACGGACGACAATCATGTCGTTTCGCCGGAGAACTACACCGATGCCGACCGGGCGAAGCTCGACGCCCATCCGCGCTGGCGGCACCTGGTGCACTGGGGTGCGACCTGGGAGCGGATCGCCGGCAAGCTGCGCTCCGGCAGCTACGACGTGGTCGGGGTGTCCTGCATGTTCACCCCCTATTACGAGCCCGCCTACCAGCTCGCTCGGCTGGCCAGGGAGATCCTGCCCGAGGCGAGGATCGTGCTCGGTGGGCAACATCCCACGGTGGCGCACCATCACGCGATGACCGAGGAGGCCTTCGACGCGCTGGTGCTCGGCGAGGCCGAGGCCAACGTGGCGGAGATCTTCCGTGCCCTGCACGCCGGGGAGAGCCTGCTGTCCCAACCCGGGGTGGCGTTCCGGTGCGGAAAGGGGATGTGCGACTGCGCGGAGTCGAGCGACCGAATTCACCTGCAACCTCGCGCGGCTTTCCTGCAGGATCTCGACAGCCTTCCCAGGCCCGATGTGACGCTGCTCGACATGAGTAGCTACGACGCCACAGCAACATTGATAACCAGCCGCGGTTGCCCATTTTCCTGCTCTTTCTGTACCGTGCACGCTACTGTCGGTAAGCAGTTCAGGACGCGCTCCTCGAAAAATGTTGCCGATGAGATCGAGCACTATGTAAGAGAGCACGATATCCGGCGTTTCTTCGTCGAGGACGATAATTTCACGTTCGACATCGACCGGGTCCACGAGATATGCCGGGCGATCCGGGACCGCGACCTCGACGTGGAACTGCACCTGCCCAACGGGATGACCGTTGTCAAACTCAGCGAGCAACTGGTCAGCGATATGGCAGGCGCCGGGTTCCGCAGCCTGTTCCTGGGCCTGGAGACCACCGACATGGCCCGCTTGCGCAAGATTCGCAAGGGGTTCACCTCGCTGCGGAAGGTCCGTGACGGCGCCGCGCTGTTCACCGAGAAGGGCGTGGACGTCGGGGCCTCGCTGATCGTCGGCCTGCTCGGGCAGAGCGCCGAGGAACTGGTCAAGGACTCGATCAACCTGATGCTGGCCGGGGTTCGCTTCTGGACCAACCCGTTCTACCCGATCCCGGGGTCGCCGGACTTCCAGCAGTGCCTCACCGACGGGCTGATCACCCACGACACCGAGCTGGCGCTGTACGACCAGTTCAACTTCGCCATCGGTTCCGACCGGCTCTCGCCCGCCGAGCTCTACTGGTCGTGGGTGAGCACGCAGGCGATGGCGCAGTGGCCCGCGTTCATGCTGGAGGGCGCGGCCCGGCGGGAACGCGGACCGGTGCCGCTTGCCGAGGGACTCGTGCGCCTGCTGGCGCACAGCACGGACCTGTTCGGGCCGGACGGTGCGTTGGAGGTACCCGCCGTGCCGGTCATCGTGGACGGCGACCGGGTACACGTGCACCCGGACGGCTGTTACGACGCGATGCAGCACATCGCGGGTAAGCCCCGGCCGGACGACCTGTGCACCTTCACCGGGGACGCCCTCGCCGCCGCGGTCAGCCTGTACACCGGGGTCGCCCACGGTTCCCGGCAGTTGCCGGGCAAGACCGAAGGTCGCTGCGTGTTCGCGCTCAGTGTGGACGATGTGGACCCGGTGTTCGAGCGGATCTGCCGAACCGCCGTCACCGTGCTGCGCGAGTCGCTGGACGAGCTGGCCGACGAGCCGGACAGCGCCGCGGTCGTCGAGTAG
- a CDS encoding DegT/DnrJ/EryC1/StrS family aminotransferase: MSRLAVLGGTPVRQDRDWPRWPQYDTATEQEVVAAIRSRRWAISWPSDGTQARERRFAEQWAAYNEVPYCVSLDHGSSALLVALEALDIGPGDEVIVPTMTWVAPVTAVLRVGALPVLVDVDPETGCITADTVRSGLSPHTRAVILVHHAATVADLDGILEVTEQAGAALVEDCAQAHGARWRGRNVGTHGAVGVFSFQNGKVLAAGEGGAVITSDEQIYRKVQQLRADSRRYPDADVPAGEMELVEDGEVMGANYCMSELSAAVLLDQLPRLDEQHQHREKIAVNLEKGLAELGDFGAIPVPPEADRRSIYEYGITFREGTFGSVPATRVAEAISAELGMPWYPPDPPLNRSLMLRPHTKRRFAQIWSEEGRRRATGREFPGAERFCASTLLCHHGALLGNSADVEDILSALAKVRDHHDQL, from the coding sequence ATGAGCCGACTCGCCGTGCTGGGAGGCACACCGGTAAGACAGGATCGGGATTGGCCGAGATGGCCGCAGTACGACACCGCGACCGAGCAGGAGGTCGTGGCCGCCATCCGATCCAGACGATGGGCGATCAGCTGGCCGAGTGACGGCACTCAGGCACGCGAACGACGGTTCGCCGAACAGTGGGCGGCTTACAACGAGGTGCCCTACTGCGTCAGTCTCGACCATGGATCGAGCGCACTGCTGGTAGCGCTGGAGGCGCTGGACATCGGTCCCGGCGACGAGGTGATCGTCCCGACGATGACCTGGGTCGCCCCGGTCACCGCGGTGCTGCGAGTCGGCGCGCTGCCGGTGCTGGTCGATGTGGACCCGGAGACCGGCTGTATCACCGCGGACACGGTCCGTTCCGGACTGTCCCCGCACACCAGGGCGGTCATCCTCGTGCACCACGCCGCGACCGTGGCCGACCTGGACGGCATCCTGGAGGTCACCGAGCAGGCGGGCGCCGCGCTGGTCGAGGACTGCGCGCAGGCCCATGGCGCACGCTGGCGAGGCCGCAACGTGGGCACGCACGGCGCGGTCGGCGTGTTCAGCTTCCAGAACGGCAAGGTCCTCGCCGCGGGCGAGGGCGGTGCGGTGATCACCTCGGACGAGCAGATCTACCGCAAGGTCCAGCAGCTGCGTGCGGACTCGCGCCGGTATCCGGACGCCGATGTGCCTGCGGGCGAGATGGAGCTGGTCGAGGACGGCGAGGTGATGGGCGCGAACTACTGCATGTCCGAGCTGTCCGCCGCGGTGCTGCTCGACCAGCTGCCACGGCTCGACGAGCAGCACCAGCATCGCGAGAAGATCGCCGTCAACCTGGAAAAGGGCCTGGCCGAACTCGGTGACTTCGGCGCGATCCCGGTACCGCCGGAGGCGGATCGGCGCTCCATCTACGAGTACGGGATCACCTTCCGGGAGGGTACGTTCGGTTCCGTGCCCGCCACGCGGGTCGCCGAGGCGATCAGCGCCGAGCTGGGCATGCCGTGGTACCCGCCGGACCCGCCGCTGAACCGCAGCCTGATGCTGCGCCCGCACACCAAGCGGCGGTTCGCGCAGATCTGGAGCGAGGAGGGCCGCAGGCGAGCGACCGGCCGCGAGTTCCCTGGCGCCGAGCGGTTCTGCGCCTCCACATTGCTGTGCCACCACGGCGCGTTACTGGGCAACTCCGCCGATGTGGAGGACATCCTCAGCGCGCTCGCCAAGGTCCGCGACCACCATGACCAGCTCTGA
- a CDS encoding radical SAM protein, with the protein MIHLPIAPTNTPALPPVPRYVTVFVNWACNLSCRECWLYGDSSDENTWLEEVKKEHISLDMWNGIVDELVAHAPNPSISMMGGEPLMHPKVLDLVRQAKIRAPESQLDMSTNGTLLPRVADGLVDGGIDIVYVSLDGPTAEINNPIRGRKSFERVVAGIEALQEATRKAGHGPRIALNFTLTGMNYTSLPGMVRLAEELGVPEVTVDLAMYFTKEEGKATRPAFEAITGRPFMSWTGYCNEHQHANVDRDTLWRILDEAKTCSDTVNVLVAPVRYSSEEQSTFFTDQWHEVVQETTCPKLWAQSTVLPNGDVLSCTPFADTVMGSVRDATLGEVWTGDTYGRMRELIRQDLEPICYRCCELSLDIEVDPALFAKTATEPTTAEGQS; encoded by the coding sequence GTGATCCATCTGCCTATCGCACCGACCAACACACCCGCGCTCCCCCCGGTTCCGCGGTATGTCACCGTTTTCGTCAACTGGGCGTGCAACCTGAGTTGCCGTGAGTGCTGGCTCTACGGTGATTCCTCCGACGAGAACACCTGGCTCGAGGAAGTGAAAAAGGAACACATCAGCCTGGATATGTGGAACGGGATTGTCGACGAGCTCGTCGCGCATGCCCCGAACCCCAGCATCTCGATGATGGGCGGTGAGCCGCTGATGCACCCGAAGGTGCTGGATCTGGTGCGCCAGGCCAAGATCCGCGCGCCGGAGTCCCAGTTGGACATGAGCACCAACGGGACCCTGCTGCCACGGGTCGCGGACGGGCTGGTCGACGGCGGCATCGACATCGTGTACGTCTCGCTGGACGGGCCCACCGCCGAGATCAACAACCCGATCCGCGGCCGCAAGTCCTTCGAGCGAGTGGTGGCGGGTATCGAGGCCCTGCAGGAGGCCACCCGCAAGGCGGGCCACGGCCCGCGCATCGCGCTGAACTTCACCCTCACCGGGATGAACTACACCTCGCTGCCCGGGATGGTGCGGCTGGCCGAGGAACTCGGCGTGCCGGAGGTGACCGTCGATCTCGCCATGTACTTCACCAAGGAGGAAGGGAAGGCGACCCGCCCCGCCTTCGAGGCGATCACCGGCAGGCCGTTCATGTCCTGGACCGGTTACTGCAACGAGCACCAGCACGCGAACGTCGACCGGGACACGCTGTGGCGGATCCTGGACGAGGCCAAGACCTGCTCGGACACGGTCAACGTGCTGGTCGCGCCGGTGCGCTACTCCAGCGAGGAGCAGAGCACGTTCTTCACCGACCAGTGGCACGAGGTGGTGCAGGAGACCACCTGCCCGAAGCTGTGGGCGCAGAGCACCGTGCTGCCCAACGGGGACGTGCTCAGCTGCACCCCGTTCGCCGACACCGTCATGGGCTCGGTACGGGACGCCACCCTCGGCGAGGTGTGGACAGGGGACACCTACGGCCGGATGCGCGAGCTCATCCGGCAGGACCTGGAACCGATCTGCTATCGGTGCTGCGAGCTGAGCCTGGACATCGAGGTCGACCCCGCGCTGTTCGCCAAGACCGCGACCGAGCCCACTACCGCAGAAGGACAGTCATGA
- a CDS encoding glycosyltransferase family 4 protein, with protein sequence MTSSESSAGAHQEEPDLHVLRLTPYYYLADRELTHRELQYEPIGGMQVQIMQTTEQVSALGSRQSVVLPRRPGMPARLAADERTSFELLSLPVAPIPTRSKGYIGLLVSWGMAVTAWCLRQRLRRTHRRFSLIHVHCSELPWTFLFAVIAKFLLRLPLVITTHCSAIATFHPETPLGRLLIGPARLFERWAVRRADAAVVLTERIRRVYVEKGLTTPDRVHIVPDGVRLDAFRTSAEDPEPDSGPPVVLYCGRFAPEKGWADYVEAAALLVREGAGARFVMCGDGNELRHCRADLRRLDIVDHVELRGHLERDEIAEAIKSAAIVVIPSRHEELGGTVLEALTAGKAVVVTEVGGLPEVVDHGAAGLIVPPYDPPGLAAAVRKYLDSPELRREHGRAGALRAAGYELETVSKRLAEVYRAVSGARAPSRT encoded by the coding sequence ATGACCAGCTCTGAGAGTAGTGCGGGCGCGCACCAGGAAGAGCCCGACCTGCACGTCCTGCGGCTCACCCCGTACTACTACCTCGCCGACCGTGAGCTGACCCATCGGGAGCTACAGTACGAACCGATCGGCGGGATGCAGGTGCAGATCATGCAGACCACCGAGCAGGTGTCCGCGCTCGGTTCCCGGCAGTCCGTGGTGCTGCCCCGCAGACCCGGCATGCCTGCCAGGCTCGCGGCCGACGAGCGGACCTCGTTCGAGCTGCTCTCGCTGCCGGTGGCACCGATCCCTACCCGCTCCAAGGGCTACATCGGACTGCTGGTGTCCTGGGGCATGGCGGTGACGGCCTGGTGCCTCCGGCAACGGCTACGGCGCACCCATCGCCGGTTCTCGCTGATCCATGTGCACTGCAGTGAACTGCCATGGACCTTCCTGTTCGCCGTGATCGCGAAGTTCCTGCTGCGGCTGCCGTTGGTGATCACCACACACTGCAGCGCCATCGCAACCTTCCATCCGGAGACGCCACTCGGCAGGCTGCTGATCGGTCCGGCCAGGCTGTTCGAACGCTGGGCGGTCCGCAGGGCGGATGCCGCCGTGGTGCTGACCGAACGCATCCGCAGGGTGTATGTCGAGAAGGGACTGACCACACCGGACCGGGTGCACATCGTGCCGGACGGGGTTCGGCTGGACGCGTTCCGGACCTCCGCGGAGGATCCCGAGCCCGACAGCGGGCCGCCCGTGGTGCTCTACTGCGGCCGGTTCGCGCCGGAGAAGGGGTGGGCCGACTACGTCGAGGCCGCGGCACTGCTGGTCCGGGAAGGCGCCGGCGCCCGGTTCGTGATGTGCGGGGACGGCAACGAGCTCCGGCACTGCCGTGCGGATCTCCGCAGGCTCGACATCGTGGACCACGTCGAGCTGCGCGGGCATCTGGAACGGGACGAGATCGCCGAGGCCATCAAATCGGCGGCGATCGTGGTCATCCCGTCCCGGCACGAGGAGCTCGGCGGCACCGTGCTGGAGGCGTTGACCGCGGGCAAGGCCGTGGTGGTCACCGAGGTTGGCGGGCTGCCCGAGGTGGTCGACCACGGCGCGGCCGGGCTGATCGTGCCGCCGTACGACCCGCCAGGGCTGGCCGCCGCGGTGCGCAAGTACCTGGACTCCCCCGAGCTGCGGCGCGAGCACGGGCGCGCGGGGGCGCTGCGGGCCGCCGGGTACGAGCTGGAAACGGTCAGCAAGCGGCTGGCCGAGGTCTACCGGGCCGTCTCCGGCGCGCGGGCGCCGAGCCGGACCTGA
- a CDS encoding GMC oxidoreductase — protein sequence MVRHRQYDACVIGSGAAGGVVAAVLVAAGWDVLVVEQGEHVPGGTYLHDLIPGFETARARTLEGEWTEEGYPWTASCVGGGTRFYAGVSLRLREVDFDASAHVAPDALPPAWPFGYAELRPHYDWVERRLGVTSDGGLDPHRPSPPHGLLPAHRQSARGAALAAAGRSLGMSPFPMPLAVASRSFGDAPACTDLTTCTDYACPSGAKGDVYRRLLEPLSAEPNLTVRTGLKAVRLVADRAGHVRELECLELGTGRRESVSARRFVVAANAIQTAALLLRSRSEFAPDGLGNAGDLVGRGLCMKVGQNLTARLAHDLPEPPPASGGRYVTVAMTDHYLDEDCPTGLGGLILETAPLDPAERADPRLLRLECLMADQPMAANRVRLDWSTTDGHGLPRLVLDYRPHPVDLERLAYLRKRAEELLTAAGAVEVTAEPMDCTLGSGHLHGTCRMGTDPRGSVCDPAGRVHGMRNLVVADGALMPYPGGVNPALTIQAVAHRVARSLVESGPR from the coding sequence ATGGTGCGACACCGTCAGTACGACGCCTGTGTCATCGGCAGCGGAGCGGCCGGCGGGGTGGTGGCCGCCGTGCTGGTCGCCGCGGGCTGGGACGTGCTCGTGGTCGAGCAGGGCGAGCACGTCCCCGGCGGGACGTACCTGCACGACCTGATCCCCGGGTTCGAGACCGCGCGGGCCCGGACCCTGGAAGGGGAGTGGACCGAGGAAGGGTACCCGTGGACGGCGTCCTGCGTTGGTGGCGGGACGCGGTTCTACGCGGGTGTCTCGCTGCGGCTGCGCGAGGTCGACTTCGACGCCTCGGCGCATGTCGCCCCGGACGCGTTGCCGCCGGCGTGGCCGTTCGGCTATGCCGAGCTGCGGCCGCACTACGACTGGGTGGAGCGGCGGCTGGGGGTCACCTCGGACGGCGGGCTCGACCCGCACCGACCCTCGCCGCCACATGGCCTGCTCCCGGCACACCGGCAGAGCGCGCGCGGCGCGGCACTGGCCGCGGCCGGCCGGTCGCTCGGGATGAGCCCGTTCCCGATGCCGCTGGCGGTTGCCTCGCGCTCGTTCGGCGACGCCCCCGCCTGCACGGACCTCACCACCTGCACCGACTACGCCTGCCCCAGCGGGGCCAAGGGCGACGTGTACCGGCGGCTGCTGGAACCGTTGTCCGCCGAGCCGAACCTGACGGTGCGCACCGGGCTCAAGGCGGTGCGCCTTGTGGCCGACCGCGCCGGCCACGTCCGCGAGCTGGAGTGCCTCGAGCTCGGCACTGGCAGGCGGGAGTCGGTGTCCGCGCGCCGGTTCGTGGTCGCGGCCAACGCGATCCAGACCGCCGCCCTGCTGCTGCGCTCCCGTTCGGAGTTCGCGCCGGACGGTCTTGGCAACGCGGGCGACCTGGTCGGCCGCGGCCTGTGTATGAAGGTGGGCCAGAACCTCACCGCCCGGCTGGCGCACGACCTTCCCGAGCCGCCGCCGGCGAGCGGCGGGCGGTACGTGACGGTCGCGATGACCGATCACTACCTCGACGAGGACTGCCCGACCGGGCTCGGCGGGCTCATCCTGGAGACCGCGCCGCTCGATCCGGCCGAGCGGGCGGATCCCCGGCTGCTCCGGCTGGAGTGCCTGATGGCCGACCAGCCGATGGCGGCCAACCGCGTCCGCCTGGACTGGTCCACAACGGACGGGCATGGCCTGCCGCGGCTGGTGCTTGACTACCGGCCGCACCCGGTGGACCTGGAACGGCTGGCGTACCTGCGCAAGCGGGCCGAGGAACTGCTGACCGCGGCCGGGGCGGTCGAGGTGACCGCCGAGCCGATGGACTGCACCCTCGGCAGCGGCCACCTGCACGGCACCTGCCGGATGGGAACCGACCCGCGCGGCTCGGTCTGCGACCCGGCCGGCCGGGTGCACGGCATGCGCAACCTCGTCGTCGCCGACGGTGCGCTGATGCCGTATCCCGGCGGGGTGAACCCCGCGCTGACCATTCAGGCCGTTGCCCATCGTGTCGCCCGCTCCCTTGTGGAGTCCGGTCCCCGGTGA
- a CDS encoding FHA domain-containing protein: protein MAKWFAESVRRRPARKSGEPVRPSAEDRAARQDGVPVPKDPDFVALGLGGTNMMALLWSIAMGKRCVGVELRGDPSLGVHWNLREDFFHHLSLIDHLMVQRHGEEGVPRRRDGEPFRLSEVFLSEDTVAGEIFADEVIHSETPVGVHVSGFIHHTEFIDDRWVDGKPQRDVVILDPLKPPTEYDPSRVGRSMIDVLDSPSTFQAGANEILVMLRRYLEMVEEMDLAAGVEPRVRLFLSHRVVAGDERANDGFVKWLRRDDGFVGLPDGRKRLIIEEIQEFDYKGKFRRVRKPGTKPIDLGVPEMFMIAQGFDSSDADRLGFKQEDVEVDHNDGKGPVVAQADYLAGFMELYVGARLRRRIASAFDSHGDEYWVRQLAVGHEDDPEVGWILVQVPDFKTFDPIIAGLVPPRTPRKSKRYIGAYQQLVRDYYLEQVALVTEIPKEELEQIQTSYGPKLFSLVERVGADAQVATNGVVAGDSFGNGHFLTSGGAVTGMVGHAYRMLRYWESRERGLSPAQSVRELADGIRQDTLDWLQNSLQEFSQAAPINFGAERIAQISRTTGRDSSGRATTIDAARRHRHSLVPLDPADWRRLSVRSGRLHTQGLPPLPDTHPEVRCEARPVAVEVQPLVQTSGAGATR from the coding sequence ATGGCCAAATGGTTCGCCGAGTCAGTTCGACGGCGCCCGGCTCGGAAATCGGGCGAGCCGGTCCGGCCGTCCGCCGAGGACCGAGCTGCCCGGCAAGACGGTGTGCCAGTGCCGAAAGACCCGGATTTCGTCGCACTCGGGTTGGGTGGCACGAATATGATGGCGTTGCTCTGGTCGATCGCGATGGGCAAGCGGTGTGTGGGCGTCGAGCTTCGAGGTGACCCTTCGCTCGGCGTGCACTGGAATCTGCGCGAGGACTTCTTCCATCATCTCAGCCTTATCGATCACCTGATGGTCCAGCGCCACGGCGAGGAAGGTGTCCCTCGGCGCCGTGATGGCGAGCCCTTCCGGCTGAGCGAGGTCTTCCTCAGTGAGGACACCGTGGCCGGGGAGATCTTCGCGGACGAGGTCATCCATAGCGAGACGCCGGTTGGCGTCCACGTCTCCGGTTTCATCCACCACACCGAGTTCATCGACGATCGGTGGGTGGACGGGAAACCGCAGCGCGATGTCGTCATCCTGGACCCGCTGAAGCCACCGACCGAGTACGACCCGTCACGCGTCGGCAGGAGCATGATCGACGTGCTCGACAGCCCCTCGACCTTCCAGGCGGGTGCGAACGAGATCCTGGTGATGCTGCGTCGCTATCTGGAGATGGTCGAGGAGATGGATCTCGCGGCGGGCGTCGAGCCCAGGGTGCGGCTGTTTCTCTCCCACCGAGTCGTGGCCGGCGACGAAAGAGCCAATGATGGTTTCGTGAAATGGCTTCGTCGGGACGACGGATTCGTGGGTCTGCCGGATGGGCGCAAGCGCCTGATAATCGAGGAAATTCAGGAGTTCGACTACAAAGGAAAGTTCCGCAGAGTCCGCAAACCCGGAACGAAGCCGATCGACCTCGGCGTTCCCGAGATGTTCATGATCGCACAGGGGTTTGACAGCAGCGACGCCGACCGGCTGGGCTTCAAGCAGGAGGATGTCGAAGTCGACCACAATGACGGGAAAGGCCCCGTTGTGGCGCAGGCGGACTATCTCGCCGGGTTCATGGAGCTGTACGTAGGGGCTCGCCTGCGGAGGCGAATCGCCTCGGCTTTCGACAGCCACGGTGACGAGTACTGGGTCCGGCAGCTTGCGGTCGGCCATGAGGACGATCCAGAAGTCGGCTGGATTCTGGTGCAGGTTCCGGACTTCAAGACGTTCGATCCGATCATCGCCGGCTTGGTTCCACCGAGGACGCCGAGAAAATCAAAAAGGTACATCGGGGCATACCAGCAGCTCGTCCGTGACTACTATCTCGAGCAGGTCGCGCTCGTCACCGAAATTCCGAAGGAGGAGCTGGAGCAGATCCAGACGTCGTACGGGCCGAAGTTGTTCAGCCTTGTCGAGCGGGTCGGCGCCGACGCGCAGGTGGCCACGAACGGTGTGGTCGCCGGCGATTCCTTTGGCAATGGCCACTTCCTGACGAGCGGCGGTGCGGTGACCGGAATGGTGGGGCACGCGTACCGGATGCTGCGGTACTGGGAGTCCCGCGAGCGGGGACTGTCGCCGGCGCAGTCGGTCCGCGAACTCGCCGACGGTATCCGGCAAGACACTTTGGATTGGTTGCAGAACAGCTTGCAGGAGTTCAGCCAGGCGGCTCCGATCAACTTCGGCGCGGAGCGTATCGCGCAGATCTCGCGCACGACCGGTCGAGACTCCAGCGGGCGCGCGACCACCATCGACGCGGCACGGCGGCACCGCCATTCCCTCGTGCCACTCGACCCGGCGGACTGGCGACGGCTCTCGGTGCGTAGTGGACGACTGCACACCCAGGGGCTTCCCCCGCTGCCGGATACGCACCCCGAGGTGCGCTGCGAGGCGCGGCCCGTAGCGGTGGAGGTACAGCCGCTCGTCCAGACCTCTGGTGCGGGCGCGACTCGATGA